A window of Hymenobacter aerilatus contains these coding sequences:
- the rpoN gene encoding RNA polymerase factor sigma-54 has protein sequence MQRLDMKQLLSQKLSPQQIQFIKLLQIPTAELEARIKEELEVNPALEEGDDADDDFEEQDRDEDDADDDFDDPDAEFDNDDNTLDEDFDRAEEQPELELPQIEESTAEKDTSDDVDLGDYLNDDEIAGYKMQGDGPGDADEDREMPLADNGASLVDSLLDQLGFVAVSDKQRIIGTQLIGSIDSDGYIRRDLSAIANDLAFSQNMEASTEEIETVLRLIQSFDPPGIGARDLQECLLLQLERRPADPDVENAERILAETYEEFTKKHYARIQQKLDLEDEEIRDAIALILKLNPKPGGSGPVGMGKVQYIIPDFILTNDNGQFHLSLNARNAPDLRVSPAYTEMFQAYDKASKKDKKMKEAVTFVKQKLDSAKWFIDAIRQRQQTLLRTMDAIVRYQQDFFAEGDEGRLRPMILKDIAQEIGMDISTVSRVVNSKAVQTEFGIYPLKYFFSEGIATDSGEDASSREVKHILKEIIDGESKGRPLSDDKLEKMLNARGYNIARRTVAKYREQLNIPVARLRKEL, from the coding sequence ATGCAACGACTGGATATGAAACAGCTTCTTTCGCAGAAGCTGTCCCCCCAACAGATACAGTTTATTAAGCTACTGCAGATCCCGACTGCCGAGCTGGAAGCCCGCATCAAAGAAGAGCTGGAGGTGAACCCGGCGCTGGAAGAGGGCGACGATGCCGATGACGACTTCGAGGAGCAGGACCGGGACGAGGACGACGCCGACGATGATTTCGACGACCCCGACGCCGAGTTCGACAACGACGATAACACCCTTGACGAGGACTTCGACCGGGCCGAGGAGCAGCCTGAGCTGGAGCTCCCTCAGATAGAAGAATCCACGGCCGAAAAAGATACCAGCGACGACGTGGATCTGGGCGACTACCTCAACGACGACGAAATAGCTGGCTACAAAATGCAGGGCGACGGCCCCGGTGACGCCGACGAGGACCGTGAAATGCCCCTGGCCGATAACGGGGCGTCGCTGGTGGATAGCCTGCTGGACCAGCTGGGCTTTGTAGCCGTTTCGGACAAGCAGCGCATTATCGGTACTCAACTCATTGGCTCCATTGACAGCGACGGCTACATCCGGCGCGACCTCTCGGCCATTGCCAACGATCTGGCTTTCTCCCAAAACATGGAGGCTAGCACCGAGGAGATTGAAACCGTGCTGCGCCTGATTCAGTCGTTTGACCCGCCCGGCATTGGCGCCCGCGACTTGCAGGAGTGTCTGCTGTTGCAGCTGGAGCGCCGCCCCGCCGACCCCGACGTGGAAAACGCCGAGCGCATCTTGGCCGAAACCTACGAGGAGTTCACTAAGAAGCACTACGCCCGTATTCAGCAGAAGCTGGACCTGGAAGATGAGGAAATCCGGGATGCTATTGCTTTGATTCTGAAGTTGAACCCCAAGCCCGGCGGCTCCGGCCCGGTAGGCATGGGCAAGGTGCAATACATCATCCCCGACTTCATTCTGACCAACGACAACGGTCAGTTTCACCTTTCCTTGAATGCTCGCAACGCGCCGGATTTGCGCGTGTCGCCGGCCTACACGGAGATGTTCCAAGCCTACGACAAGGCTTCTAAGAAGGACAAAAAGATGAAGGAGGCCGTCACCTTCGTGAAGCAGAAGCTCGACTCGGCCAAGTGGTTTATTGATGCCATCCGGCAGCGCCAGCAAACCCTGCTGCGCACTATGGATGCCATTGTGCGCTACCAGCAGGACTTCTTTGCCGAGGGCGACGAAGGTCGCCTGCGCCCCATGATCCTAAAGGACATTGCCCAAGAAATCGGGATGGATATTTCCACTGTGAGCCGGGTAGTAAACTCGAAGGCCGTGCAGACGGAGTTTGGTATCTACCCCCTCAAGTACTTCTTCTCAGAAGGCATTGCTACTGACTCGGGCGAGGATGCCAGCTCACGCGAGGTAAAGCACATTCTCAAGGAAATTATCGACGGCGAGAGCAAAGGACGCCCCCTTTCCGACGATAAGCTGGAAAAAATGTTGAACGCCCGCGGCTACAATATTGCCCGCCGCACGGTAGCCAAATACCGCGAGCAACTCAACATCCCGGTAGCCCGCCTACGGAAAGAGTTGTAA
- the asnS gene encoding asparagine--tRNA ligase: protein MTVRRTSVQTLLGSQELEREVVVNGWVRTRRGNKYVQFIAVNDGSSIHNIQVVADAEKFPEESLKDVTTGSCVAVRGQLVASQGKGQAVEIQAADITVLGKADAETYPLQKKGHTLEFLREIAHLRPRTNTFGAVLRVRHALAFAVHQYFNDHGFYYIHTPIITGSDAEGAGQMFRVTTLPDQNPPLTEDKTGVDYKQDFFGKQTNLTVSGQLEGEVAAMALGKVYTFGPTFRAENSNTARHLAEFWMIEPEMAFYDLQDNMELAEDFLKYLVRYALEKCSDDLQFLNDQYDKELLERLRFVVDNDFQRLTYTEAVEILKSAKKKFEFPVDWGTDLQSEHERYLVEKHFKKPVILTDYPKDIKAFYMKLNDDDKTVRAMDVLFPGIGEIIGGSQREEDLEKLRARMAAMHVPEDELWWYLELRKFGTAPHAGFGLGFERLILFVTGMANIRDVIPFPRFPKNAEF, encoded by the coding sequence ATGACTGTAAGAAGAACGAGCGTACAGACGCTGCTCGGCAGCCAGGAGCTGGAGCGCGAAGTAGTAGTGAATGGCTGGGTGCGCACGCGCCGCGGCAATAAATACGTGCAGTTCATCGCCGTGAATGACGGCTCTTCCATCCACAATATCCAAGTAGTAGCCGACGCCGAGAAATTTCCGGAGGAGTCGCTGAAAGACGTGACCACGGGTTCGTGCGTGGCCGTGCGCGGCCAGCTGGTAGCCTCGCAGGGCAAAGGGCAGGCCGTTGAAATTCAGGCCGCCGATATAACGGTGCTCGGGAAAGCCGATGCCGAAACCTACCCCTTGCAGAAGAAAGGCCACACGCTGGAATTTCTGCGCGAAATTGCGCATCTGCGCCCCCGCACCAACACCTTTGGAGCGGTGCTGCGCGTGCGCCACGCGCTGGCTTTTGCCGTGCACCAGTACTTCAACGACCACGGCTTCTACTACATCCACACGCCCATCATCACAGGTTCCGATGCTGAGGGTGCGGGCCAAATGTTCCGCGTGACCACTCTACCCGACCAAAACCCGCCTCTCACGGAGGATAAAACCGGCGTAGATTACAAGCAGGATTTCTTCGGTAAGCAAACAAACCTCACCGTATCGGGGCAGTTGGAAGGCGAAGTGGCCGCTATGGCGTTGGGGAAAGTATACACCTTCGGGCCTACTTTCCGGGCTGAGAACTCCAACACGGCCCGCCACCTGGCCGAGTTTTGGATGATAGAGCCGGAGATGGCGTTCTATGATTTGCAGGACAACATGGAGCTGGCCGAGGACTTCTTAAAGTACCTCGTGCGCTACGCCTTGGAGAAGTGCTCCGATGACTTGCAATTCCTCAATGACCAGTACGACAAGGAGTTGCTGGAGCGTTTGCGCTTCGTAGTAGACAATGATTTCCAGCGCCTCACCTACACAGAGGCGGTAGAAATTCTGAAGTCGGCCAAGAAGAAGTTTGAATTCCCGGTAGACTGGGGTACCGATTTGCAGTCGGAGCACGAGCGGTACTTGGTAGAAAAGCACTTCAAGAAGCCCGTTATCCTCACCGACTACCCAAAGGATATCAAGGCGTTCTACATGAAGCTGAACGACGACGACAAGACCGTGCGGGCGATGGACGTGCTGTTTCCCGGCATCGGTGAAATTATCGGCGGCTCGCAGCGTGAGGAGGACCTAGAGAAATTACGCGCCCGCATGGCGGCCATGCACGTGCCCGAAGACGAGCTGTGGTGGTACCTGGAGCTGCGCAAGTTTGGTACGGCGCCGCACGCCGGGTTTGGGCTGGGCTTCGAGCGTCTTATCCTATTCGTGACGGGCATGGCCAACATCCGCGACGTAATTCCTTTCCCGCGCTTCCCTAAAAACGCGGAGTTTTAG
- a CDS encoding arylesterase, which produces MQNIIFFGDSLTAGYQLPGSAAFPSLIQQRLDALSLPYKTFNYGVSGETSAGGRQRIGSVLARQPVDVFVLALGANDGLRGIPPRDTMQNLQFILDEVHRRYPQARRVLAGLEFPFDLGPLGGHQLGAYATEFKALFRTLAERNQLAFVPFLLRGVLGHRNLNLPDGVHPNAQGHKILADNVWEVLEEVVK; this is translated from the coding sequence ATGCAGAACATCATCTTTTTCGGCGACAGCCTCACGGCGGGCTACCAGCTGCCCGGTAGTGCTGCCTTCCCTTCTTTGATTCAACAGCGCCTCGACGCGCTTTCCCTACCCTATAAAACCTTTAACTACGGCGTAAGTGGTGAAACCTCTGCTGGTGGCCGACAACGCATTGGGAGTGTGCTGGCGCGGCAGCCCGTGGATGTATTTGTGCTGGCGCTGGGCGCCAACGACGGCCTGCGCGGTATTCCGCCCCGCGACACCATGCAGAATCTGCAGTTTATCCTGGATGAGGTGCACCGCCGCTATCCGCAGGCGCGGCGGGTGCTAGCGGGTCTGGAGTTTCCATTTGATCTGGGGCCCCTGGGTGGACACCAACTGGGCGCGTACGCTACGGAGTTTAAGGCGCTGTTCCGCACCCTGGCCGAGCGCAACCAGCTGGCCTTTGTGCCCTTCCTGCTGCGGGGTGTGCTGGGCCACCGCAACCTGAACCTCCCCGACGGCGTGCATCCGAATGCCCAGGGCCATAAAATCCTGGCCGATAACGTGTGGGAAGTGCTGGAGGAAGTGGTGAAATAG
- the glgP gene encoding alpha-glucan family phosphorylase produces the protein MAFDLNMYPVNPEFETSAAYFSMEFALDQALKTYSGGLGFLAGSHMRSVYELKQNLVGIAILWTDGYYDQTRDQNQLMQAEFRHKYYSFLQDTGIVFPITIHDADVHVKAYYLAPDTFGTAPMFFLTTDIEENDYLSRTISHHLYDPDTAARVAQSILLGVGGGKLLDIIERKVDVYHLNEGHGLPLAFYLYEKFGRNLEEVQKRLVFTTHTPELAGNEEHPVALLSKMSFFGPVPTEEVVRVAGVENGQLNYTLTALRFSRIANGVSKVHGDVANEMWGHYEGICPITSITNAQNGTYWRDKALHAALEADNDEALLARKKELKQELFKIVADQTGNLFDPEVLTLVWARRFAGYKRADLILRDFERFRVIIENTEKPIQVIWAGKPYPKDFGAIGIFNNIIKTTRQFKNCAVLTGYELGLSAALKKGSDLWLNTPRYPREASGTSGMTAAMNGSVNLSIADGWIPEFIRHGENGFVIPHADMQNEEKVKDDSEAASLLDVLEQEALPTYYQEPKKFLQIVKTAMREVEPAFGSNRMAAEYYEKLYKVK, from the coding sequence ATGGCTTTTGACCTGAACATGTACCCTGTTAACCCCGAGTTTGAAACTTCGGCGGCGTATTTTTCCATGGAATTTGCGCTCGATCAGGCGCTAAAAACCTACTCCGGCGGCCTGGGCTTCCTGGCCGGCTCGCACATGCGCTCGGTGTATGAGCTGAAGCAGAACCTGGTAGGCATTGCCATCTTGTGGACCGATGGCTACTACGACCAGACCCGCGACCAAAACCAGCTGATGCAGGCTGAGTTCCGGCACAAGTACTACTCCTTTTTGCAGGATACGGGCATCGTATTCCCCATCACCATCCACGATGCCGACGTGCACGTGAAGGCCTACTACCTGGCCCCCGACACGTTTGGTACGGCGCCCATGTTCTTCCTCACTACCGATATTGAGGAAAACGACTACCTCTCGCGCACCATCTCCCACCACCTCTACGACCCCGACACGGCCGCCCGCGTGGCCCAAAGCATTCTGCTGGGGGTAGGCGGCGGCAAGCTGCTGGATATCATTGAGCGTAAGGTGGATGTGTATCATCTCAACGAGGGCCACGGCCTGCCGCTGGCGTTCTACCTCTACGAAAAGTTTGGTCGCAACCTGGAGGAAGTGCAAAAGCGCCTGGTGTTCACCACGCACACGCCCGAGTTGGCTGGAAACGAGGAGCACCCTGTAGCGTTGCTTTCCAAAATGAGTTTCTTTGGCCCCGTGCCCACCGAGGAGGTGGTGCGCGTAGCGGGCGTCGAAAACGGGCAGCTCAACTATACGCTCACGGCCTTACGCTTCTCGCGCATTGCCAACGGCGTGTCGAAAGTGCACGGCGACGTGGCCAACGAAATGTGGGGGCACTACGAGGGCATTTGCCCCATCACCTCCATCACCAACGCCCAAAATGGCACCTACTGGCGCGATAAGGCCCTGCACGCGGCCCTGGAAGCCGACAACGACGAGGCCCTACTAGCCCGCAAAAAAGAGCTAAAGCAGGAGCTATTCAAGATTGTAGCCGACCAGACCGGTAACCTCTTTGACCCCGAGGTGCTGACGCTGGTGTGGGCCCGCCGCTTCGCCGGTTACAAGCGCGCCGACCTGATTCTGCGCGATTTTGAGCGGTTCCGCGTTATCATTGAGAATACCGAGAAGCCCATTCAGGTGATTTGGGCCGGCAAGCCATACCCTAAAGATTTCGGGGCCATCGGCATCTTCAACAACATCATCAAAACCACCCGACAGTTCAAGAACTGTGCGGTGCTCACGGGCTACGAGCTAGGCTTGTCGGCGGCGCTGAAAAAGGGCTCGGACCTGTGGCTGAACACCCCGCGCTACCCCCGCGAGGCCAGCGGCACCAGCGGCATGACGGCCGCCATGAACGGCTCGGTGAACCTGAGCATCGCCGACGGTTGGATTCCAGAGTTCATCCGCCACGGCGAAAACGGCTTTGTGATTCCCCATGCGGATATGCAGAATGAGGAGAAGGTGAAAGACGACTCCGAAGCTGCTTCCCTGCTTGATGTGCTGGAGCAGGAAGCCCTACCCACGTACTACCAAGAGCCGAAGAAATTCCTGCAAATCGTGAAAACCGCCATGCGCGAGGTAGAGCCCGCCTTCGGGTCAAACCGTATGGCTGCTGAGTATTACGAGAAGCTGTATAAGGTGAAATAG
- a CDS encoding ferritin-like domain-containing protein, protein MTSNISSTLNELTEFVNDRIEGYKTAAEDTKDSQHKSYYQQLAGQSQQFADELNGFARSYGGDAEDSTTTKGKFFRGWMDVKSAVTGKDEKAILDSNVYGEEWALKAYKEALDSGDLPQPVQQAVERQYQASQQTYNKLKSMGGQSHP, encoded by the coding sequence ATGACTTCCAATATTTCCAGCACGCTCAACGAGCTGACCGAATTTGTCAACGACCGCATCGAAGGATACAAAACTGCCGCCGAAGACACCAAAGACTCGCAGCACAAGTCGTACTACCAGCAGCTGGCAGGCCAGAGCCAGCAGTTTGCCGACGAGCTGAATGGCTTTGCCCGCAGCTACGGTGGCGACGCCGAGGACAGCACCACCACCAAAGGCAAGTTCTTTCGTGGCTGGATGGACGTGAAGTCGGCAGTGACGGGCAAAGACGAAAAGGCCATCCTCGATTCCAACGTGTACGGCGAAGAATGGGCCTTGAAAGCCTACAAAGAAGCGCTCGACAGCGGCGACCTACCCCAACCGGTACAGCAAGCCGTAGAGCGTCAGTACCAAGCTTCGCAACAAACCTATAATAAGCTCAAAAGCATGGGTGGCCAAAGCCACCCGTAA
- a CDS encoding glycoside hydrolase family 13 protein yields the protein MKISHLLLAALLCSSAAPVASAATVTVEAAKKAAPISRIDPTFWWVGMKNPKLQLLVHGPGIADSKVALAAYPGVTMDGFQRLESPNYLLINLTISPEAKPGKLKLSFDGKNKTKYEYELRARETDKGRVQGVNSSDFIYFLMPDRFANGDTKNDVIKTARARTIARDSMYARHGGDLKGIEQHFDYLKSLGVTAIWPTPVVENDMPKASYHGYAMTDYYQVDPRYGTNEEYVQFVRNAHKNGLKVIHDVVLNHVGSHNYLFLDQPAKDWFNRWPSFTRSNYNSQALNDPYGSKRDLDLYNRGWFDTTMPDVNQSNPLVATYIIQNFLWWLEYTGLDSYRIDTYPYSDPQFLMAWNKALLDEYPQLGMFGEAWVGSTAQQAFFAQNIFEPVDGFKSNLPGVLDFQSQGAIWDALKEKGNVTKLYDALQGDWMYQDATRNVVFMDNHDMSRVYSVIGESLPRLKMGFAWLLTTRGIPQLYYGTEILMKNFSNPDGLVRSDFPGGWKEDKRNAFTQAGRTPQENEAYEYVRTLGTYRKTHPVLQTGKLMQFIPQDNIYTYFRYDDQGNTVMVMLNGNDSEKSVDLTRFAERLNGYSAASDIMTKATVSDLKSVKIPGYTALVWELKK from the coding sequence ATGAAAATTTCCCACCTACTCCTCGCTGCCCTGCTCTGTAGTAGCGCTGCCCCAGTGGCCTCCGCCGCTACTGTTACTGTGGAAGCAGCCAAGAAGGCCGCTCCCATTTCCCGCATCGACCCTACCTTTTGGTGGGTAGGGATGAAAAATCCCAAGCTGCAACTGCTGGTGCACGGCCCCGGCATTGCCGATAGCAAAGTAGCCCTGGCCGCCTACCCCGGTGTGACGATGGACGGCTTTCAGCGCTTGGAAAGCCCAAACTATTTGCTCATCAACCTCACCATCAGCCCCGAGGCCAAGCCTGGCAAGCTGAAGCTGAGCTTTGATGGCAAAAACAAAACGAAATACGAATACGAGCTGCGCGCCCGCGAAACCGATAAAGGCCGCGTACAGGGCGTAAATAGCTCCGACTTTATTTATTTCCTGATGCCGGACCGCTTCGCCAACGGCGATACGAAGAACGACGTCATCAAAACGGCCCGCGCCCGCACCATTGCCCGCGACTCAATGTATGCCCGCCACGGCGGCGACCTAAAAGGCATTGAGCAGCATTTCGACTACCTGAAGTCACTGGGTGTGACGGCCATCTGGCCTACTCCGGTGGTGGAAAATGACATGCCCAAGGCCAGCTACCACGGTTACGCCATGACGGACTATTACCAGGTAGACCCGCGTTACGGCACCAACGAGGAGTACGTACAGTTTGTGCGCAACGCGCACAAGAACGGCCTGAAGGTGATTCACGACGTGGTGCTCAACCACGTGGGCAGCCACAATTACCTGTTCCTCGATCAGCCGGCCAAAGACTGGTTCAACCGCTGGCCTAGCTTCACGCGCAGCAACTACAACTCGCAGGCCCTCAACGACCCCTACGGCTCGAAGCGCGACCTAGACCTGTATAACCGCGGCTGGTTTGACACCACCATGCCTGACGTGAACCAGAGCAACCCGCTGGTAGCCACCTACATCATTCAAAATTTCTTGTGGTGGCTGGAGTATACGGGCCTCGACAGCTACCGTATCGACACCTACCCCTACTCCGACCCGCAGTTCTTGATGGCCTGGAACAAGGCGCTGCTGGACGAGTACCCCCAGCTAGGTATGTTCGGCGAGGCGTGGGTAGGCAGCACGGCGCAGCAGGCATTTTTTGCTCAGAATATCTTCGAGCCGGTGGATGGGTTTAAGTCCAACCTGCCGGGCGTGCTGGATTTTCAATCACAAGGCGCTATCTGGGATGCGCTGAAGGAGAAAGGCAATGTAACCAAGCTATATGATGCCTTGCAGGGCGACTGGATGTACCAGGATGCCACCCGCAACGTGGTGTTCATGGATAACCACGACATGAGCCGCGTCTACTCTGTCATCGGCGAAAGCCTACCCCGCCTGAAGATGGGCTTTGCCTGGCTGCTGACTACCCGCGGCATTCCGCAACTCTACTACGGCACCGAGATTCTGATGAAGAACTTCTCGAACCCCGACGGTTTGGTGCGCTCCGACTTCCCCGGCGGCTGGAAGGAAGACAAGCGCAACGCTTTCACGCAAGCTGGCCGCACGCCCCAGGAAAACGAGGCCTACGAGTACGTGCGTACGTTGGGCACCTACCGTAAAACGCACCCCGTGCTGCAAACAGGTAAGCTGATGCAGTTTATACCACAGGACAACATCTACACCTACTTCCGCTACGACGACCAGGGCAACACTGTGATGGTGATGCTGAACGGCAACGACAGCGAAAAATCTGTGGACCTGACCCGCTTCGCGGAGCGCCTAAACGGGTATTCTGCTGCCTCGGATATCATGACGAAGGCCACTGTTTCAGATTTGAAATCGGTGAAAATTCCGGGATATACGGCGCTGGTGTGGGAGTTGAAGAAGTAA
- a CDS encoding GxxExxY protein: MHENDISFEIRKAAFAIHTALGPGLLESVYETLMHHELRKVGLDVKTQVALPVLYDGLKLENGFRMDLLVENKVVVELKSVETLLEVHHMQLLTYLKLSGHKLGLLINFNVPFIKAGIFRKVNGL; this comes from the coding sequence ATGCACGAAAATGATATTTCGTTTGAAATTCGGAAGGCAGCTTTTGCCATTCATACTGCATTGGGGCCAGGGCTATTGGAGTCGGTGTACGAAACGCTGATGCACCACGAGTTACGCAAGGTTGGGTTGGACGTAAAAACGCAAGTAGCACTACCTGTGCTCTACGATGGCCTGAAGTTAGAAAACGGTTTTCGGATGGATCTATTGGTAGAAAACAAAGTAGTGGTAGAGCTAAAGTCAGTGGAGACGCTTTTGGAAGTTCATCATATGCAGCTGCTCACCTACCTGAAACTGTCTGGACACAAGCTAGGCTTACTCATCAACTTCAACGTACCCTTCATCAAAGCCGGTATCTTCCGCAAAGTGAACGGCCTGTAA
- a CDS encoding alpha-amylase family glycosyl hydrolase, which produces MKTLLPALILTLSLAACSASQSPQVTEPVSTTIDSNTTEETPQDHKLIIYQVMTRLFGNKNTTNKFYGSVEENGVGKFNDITTPALQAIKQLGVTHVWYTGVLEHATMTDYTHYGIPLDDADVVKGRAGSPYAIRDYYDVAPDLAVNVPRRMQEFEALVQRTHQNGLKVLIDFIPNHVARSYKSDVRPAGVVDLGEHDDKTQAFSPSNNFYYIPGQAFRVPAGYNPLGELKGPGEDKKYQEVPAKATGNDVFSATPTIDDWFETIKLNYGVDYANNRQTHFEPIPDTWLKMRDILLYWAKKDVDGFRCDMAEMVPVEFWGWVIPEVKKVKPSIIFAAEIYNPKQYQHYIEAGKFDYLYDKVGLYDGLRRLMSGQGTTNDITHVWREESRGFAGHMLRFLENHDEQRIAAKEFAGNPRAAIPAMTVTATLANGPVMLYMGQEVGEPGRGASGFSSDDGRTTIFDYWGVPEHQKWMNGGKFDGGQLSESQRQLRSFYQRLLTLTNQSDAIRRGRFYELQQANQSSPGYNPQQLYAYLRYTDKQKLLIVVNFSSSQSAQTQVQISAAAMQAMGLDTSKSYTYTDLLNQAPSLDNLTLTLAPQSARVLEIKAK; this is translated from the coding sequence ATGAAAACCCTTCTGCCAGCTCTGATCCTTACGCTCAGCCTGGCCGCCTGTTCCGCCTCTCAATCGCCTCAAGTTACCGAGCCTGTGTCTACAACTATCGACTCCAACACCACTGAAGAAACGCCCCAGGATCATAAGCTCATCATTTACCAAGTGATGACGCGCCTGTTCGGCAACAAGAACACCACCAATAAATTCTATGGCTCGGTGGAGGAAAATGGGGTAGGCAAGTTCAACGACATCACCACCCCAGCCCTACAAGCTATCAAGCAACTAGGCGTAACGCACGTGTGGTATACCGGCGTGCTAGAGCATGCCACCATGACCGACTACACCCACTACGGCATCCCCTTGGACGATGCCGATGTGGTGAAGGGTAGGGCCGGCTCACCCTACGCCATCCGCGACTACTACGACGTGGCCCCCGACCTAGCCGTGAATGTACCCCGGCGCATGCAGGAGTTTGAAGCCTTGGTGCAGCGCACCCACCAAAACGGCCTCAAAGTCCTCATCGACTTCATTCCCAACCACGTAGCGCGCAGCTATAAGTCGGATGTGCGGCCGGCGGGGGTAGTAGACTTGGGCGAGCACGACGACAAAACGCAGGCATTTAGCCCCAGCAACAACTTCTACTACATCCCGGGCCAGGCGTTTCGGGTGCCGGCAGGTTACAATCCGCTGGGTGAGTTGAAAGGCCCCGGCGAGGATAAGAAGTATCAGGAAGTACCCGCTAAAGCCACTGGCAATGACGTATTTTCGGCCACGCCTACCATCGACGACTGGTTTGAAACCATCAAGCTGAACTATGGCGTCGACTACGCCAACAACCGTCAGACGCACTTCGAGCCCATACCCGACACGTGGCTGAAGATGCGCGATATCCTGCTGTATTGGGCCAAAAAGGATGTGGACGGCTTCCGCTGCGACATGGCCGAGATGGTACCGGTGGAGTTCTGGGGCTGGGTGATTCCGGAGGTAAAAAAGGTGAAGCCTAGCATCATCTTCGCCGCCGAGATCTACAATCCGAAGCAATATCAGCACTACATCGAAGCCGGCAAGTTCGACTACCTCTACGACAAGGTAGGACTCTACGACGGCCTACGTCGCCTGATGTCCGGCCAGGGCACCACCAACGACATTACGCACGTGTGGCGGGAGGAAAGCCGTGGCTTTGCTGGTCACATGCTGCGCTTTTTGGAAAACCACGACGAGCAACGCATTGCCGCTAAGGAGTTTGCCGGCAACCCTCGCGCCGCCATCCCGGCCATGACCGTGACGGCTACCCTCGCCAACGGCCCCGTGATGCTCTACATGGGCCAGGAGGTAGGCGAGCCGGGCCGCGGCGCCAGCGGCTTCAGCTCCGACGACGGCCGCACCACCATCTTCGACTACTGGGGCGTGCCCGAGCACCAGAAATGGATGAACGGCGGCAAGTTCGACGGGGGCCAGCTCAGCGAAAGCCAGCGCCAGCTGCGCAGCTTCTACCAGCGCCTGCTCACGCTCACCAACCAGAGCGACGCCATCCGGCGGGGCCGCTTCTACGAGTTGCAGCAGGCCAACCAGAGCAGCCCCGGCTACAACCCGCAGCAGCTCTACGCCTACCTACGCTACACGGATAAGCAAAAGCTCTTGATTGTGGTCAACTTCAGCTCCAGCCAGAGCGCTCAAACGCAGGTGCAGATTTCGGCGGCGGCTATGCAGGCCATGGGCCTGGATACCAGCAAGTCTTACACCTACACCGACCTGCTCAATCAAGCGCCTTCCCTCGACAACCTAACGCTGACGCTGGCTCCGCAAAGCGCCCGCGTACTCGAAATAAAGGCGAAATAG